From Nitrospiraceae bacterium, a single genomic window includes:
- a CDS encoding molybdopterin-dependent oxidoreductase, which translates to MMQFSRRQFLKISAGTVAAAAIADRALALTALQPVVEVGNPLGEYPDRSWERVYHDQYRYDSSFTWVCSPNDTHACRIRAFVRNGVVMRVEQNYDHQTYEDLYGNRGTFAHNPRMCLKGFTFHRRVYGPYRLKGPLMRKGWRQWMDDGAPELTPETKSKYKFNARFLDDMQRVSWDTAFTYIAKGMILIGTRYSGESGARRLREQGYAPEMIEMMKGAGVRTFKHRAGMPILGLLGKHGNTRLNNCILPLLDSWIRKVGPDQAQGGRYWNNYTWHGDQDPSQPWWNGTQNCDIDLNDMRFSKLNTSWGKNFVENKMPEAHWKLECMERGARLVVITPEYNPTASRADYWIPVRPETDGALFLGASKIIVDENMQDIDFIKGFTDMPLLVRTDTLQYLDPRDVVKDYRLPDFARSYSGKVQGLNADQVQRLGGMMVWDLGKGKAVPLHREQVGFHFTESGIDPALTGSFRVKLLNGREVDVMPIYQLYLIHFQDYDLDTVHQINRAPRDLIVRWARDSGTIKPAAIHNGEGVCHYFHMTSMGRAAALVLMLTGNIGKFGTGCHTWSGNYKVGIWNATPWSGAGCSVYLGEDPWGLNLSPEAHGKEVHYKKYYYGEEPGFWNHGDTALIVNTPKYGRKVFTGKTHMPSPSKLRWVVNVNILNNSKHHYDMVKNVDPNIEMIVTQDIEMTSDVNHADVAMACNSWMEFTYPEMTATVSNPWLQIWKGGIRPLYDTRNDLDTFAGVAARLADMTGEKRMTDTFQFVYQNRVDVYAQRILDASSTFYGYSADVMLKSEKGWMVMGRTYPRHPLWEETNESKPMWTRSGRLEAYRIEPEAIEYGENFIVHREGPECTPYLPNAIMTSNPYVRPDDYGIPITAQHHDDKTVRNIKLSWSEVKQFSNPLWEKGYQFYCVTPKTRHRVHSQWSVNDWVQIYESNFGDPYRMDKRTPGVGEHQ; encoded by the coding sequence ATGATGCAGTTTTCCCGCAGACAGTTCCTCAAGATTTCGGCGGGGACGGTGGCGGCGGCGGCCATTGCCGACAGGGCCTTGGCCTTGACCGCTCTGCAGCCGGTCGTCGAAGTCGGCAATCCTCTCGGGGAATATCCGGATCGGTCGTGGGAGCGTGTGTACCACGACCAGTATCGGTATGACTCGTCGTTTACGTGGGTCTGTTCGCCCAATGACACCCACGCCTGCCGGATCAGAGCCTTTGTCCGCAACGGTGTGGTCATGCGGGTGGAGCAGAACTACGACCACCAGACCTATGAAGATCTCTACGGCAACCGTGGGACGTTCGCCCATAATCCGCGCATGTGCTTGAAGGGCTTCACCTTCCACCGCCGCGTCTACGGCCCCTATCGATTGAAGGGACCCTTGATGCGGAAAGGCTGGAGGCAGTGGATGGATGATGGCGCGCCGGAACTCACGCCGGAGACCAAGTCCAAGTATAAATTCAACGCCCGCTTTCTCGATGACATGCAGCGGGTGTCATGGGACACGGCGTTTACCTATATCGCCAAGGGCATGATCCTGATCGGGACGCGCTACAGCGGGGAGTCCGGCGCGCGGCGGTTGCGCGAGCAGGGCTACGCCCCGGAAATGATCGAGATGATGAAGGGCGCGGGCGTGAGGACGTTCAAGCACCGCGCGGGCATGCCGATTCTCGGGCTGTTGGGCAAACACGGGAACACACGCCTGAACAACTGCATTCTTCCGTTGCTGGACAGTTGGATCAGAAAAGTCGGACCTGACCAAGCGCAAGGGGGACGGTACTGGAACAATTACACCTGGCACGGGGACCAGGACCCGTCGCAGCCTTGGTGGAACGGCACGCAGAATTGCGACATCGATCTCAATGACATGCGTTTCTCCAAACTGAATACGAGCTGGGGCAAAAACTTCGTCGAGAACAAGATGCCGGAAGCGCACTGGAAGCTCGAGTGTATGGAGCGGGGTGCGCGGTTGGTCGTCATCACGCCGGAATACAACCCGACGGCGAGCCGCGCGGACTATTGGATCCCCGTGCGGCCGGAAACGGACGGCGCCCTGTTCTTGGGGGCGAGCAAGATCATCGTCGATGAAAACATGCAGGACATCGATTTCATCAAGGGCTTCACGGACATGCCCTTGCTCGTGCGGACCGACACCCTCCAATACCTCGATCCGCGCGATGTGGTCAAAGATTATCGTTTGCCGGATTTCGCAAGGTCCTACTCCGGCAAGGTGCAGGGACTGAACGCCGATCAGGTTCAACGGCTCGGCGGGATGATGGTGTGGGATTTGGGGAAGGGCAAGGCGGTTCCGTTGCATCGTGAACAGGTCGGGTTTCACTTCACTGAATCCGGAATCGATCCGGCGCTGACGGGAAGTTTTCGCGTCAAGCTGCTCAACGGCCGCGAGGTCGACGTCATGCCGATCTACCAACTGTATTTGATCCACTTCCAGGACTACGACTTGGATACGGTGCACCAGATCAATCGAGCTCCGAGGGATCTCATCGTCCGGTGGGCGCGCGATTCGGGCACGATCAAGCCGGCCGCGATTCACAACGGTGAAGGCGTCTGCCACTACTTTCACATGACCTCGATGGGGCGGGCGGCGGCCTTGGTGCTTATGCTGACGGGCAATATCGGCAAGTTCGGCACCGGATGCCATACCTGGTCCGGCAATTACAAAGTCGGGATTTGGAATGCGACACCGTGGTCCGGCGCCGGCTGCAGCGTCTATCTCGGCGAAGATCCCTGGGGCTTGAACCTCTCCCCGGAGGCGCACGGGAAAGAGGTGCACTACAAGAAGTACTACTACGGTGAAGAGCCGGGATTCTGGAATCATGGCGACACGGCGTTGATCGTCAACACGCCGAAGTACGGCCGCAAAGTCTTCACCGGCAAGACCCACATGCCCTCACCGAGCAAACTGCGCTGGGTCGTCAATGTGAACATTCTGAACAACTCCAAGCACCACTACGACATGGTGAAGAACGTCGACCCGAACATCGAGATGATCGTGACCCAAGATATCGAGATGACCTCCGATGTGAACCATGCCGATGTGGCGATGGCCTGCAACAGCTGGATGGAGTTCACCTATCCGGAGATGACGGCCACGGTGTCCAACCCCTGGCTGCAGATTTGGAAAGGCGGCATCCGGCCGCTGTATGACACGCGTAACGACCTGGATACCTTTGCGGGCGTGGCGGCCAGGCTGGCCGATATGACCGGCGAGAAACGGATGACCGACACATTCCAGTTCGTCTACCAGAACCGCGTCGATGTCTATGCGCAGCGGATTTTGGATGCCTCCAGCACCTTCTACGGCTACTCGGCCGATGTGATGCTGAAGAGCGAAAAGGGCTGGATGGTCATGGGCCGCACCTATCCGCGCCATCCGCTCTGGGAAGAAACCAACGAGTCCAAGCCGATGTGGACACGCTCGGGGCGGCTCGAGGCTTACCGGATCGAACCGGAGGCGATCGAGTACGGCGAAAACTTCATCGTGCATCGGGAAGGGCCGGAATGTACGCCCTACCTCCCGAACGCGATCATGACGAGTAACCCCTACGTCCGCCCGGACGACTACGGGATTCCGATCACGGCGCAGCACCATGACGACAAAACGGTGCGGAACATCAAATTGTCGTGGTCGGAGGTGAAGCAATTCTCCAATCCACTTTGGGAGAAGGGCTACCAGTTCTACTGTGTCACTCCGAAGACCCGCCACCGGGTCCACAGCCAGTGGTCGGTGAACGACTGGGTGCAGATTTACGAGTCGAACTTCGGCGATCCCTACCGCATGGACAAGCGGACGCCGGGCGTCGGCGAGCACCAGG
- a CDS encoding sigma 54-interacting transcriptional regulator, with amino-acid sequence MNSVDLNYRTLLSVTNELNSQRDSTSLFRAITDQLAHIIRWERAGVTVYDSDSDAFKFYAVETNLSRVVLRRDACIPHARSAVGWVYDHQCVHVRPNLREQRVFLEDDCYLEEGLGRMINLPMVVQDACLGTLNIGSVETGQPDPAVLEFLQQVATQIGLAIAHVRAYEEINRLRDQLARENVYLSEELKSAQHHDMVWRSQAFGHVVDLARRSAPTTAAVMISGETGTGKEVLARAIHDWSPRRERAFVRLNCAALPSGLIESELFGHERGAFTGADHRRVGRFELADGGTLFLDEIGEMPLDAQVKLLRVLQDGFIDPVGGSKPVPVDVRIIAATNADLAAGIEQGRFRSDLFYRLNVFPLYLPPLRERPEDIPLLARHFLREHARRLKRCCGDFEPESMDRLVQYGWPGNVRELENLVERALILCHERLLRVDPAMLGLRPAGHTLVAKRVNTLEDEERRHILRALTIADWKIEGSEGAAAHLGLAPSTLRSRMHKLAIRRPARRASSIVS; translated from the coding sequence ATGAATAGCGTTGATTTGAATTATCGCACGCTGTTGTCGGTGACCAACGAGCTGAATTCTCAGCGCGACAGCACGAGTTTGTTCCGCGCCATTACCGATCAACTCGCGCACATCATTCGATGGGAACGCGCGGGCGTGACCGTCTACGATTCCGACTCCGACGCCTTCAAGTTCTACGCAGTTGAAACTAATCTGTCGCGGGTTGTGCTCAGACGCGATGCCTGCATTCCCCATGCGCGCAGCGCGGTGGGATGGGTCTATGATCATCAGTGTGTCCATGTGCGACCCAATCTTCGCGAGCAGCGGGTCTTTTTAGAGGACGACTGCTACCTCGAGGAAGGGCTCGGCCGCATGATCAACCTGCCGATGGTGGTGCAAGACGCCTGTCTCGGCACGTTGAATATCGGGAGCGTGGAGACCGGTCAACCTGATCCAGCCGTGCTGGAATTTCTTCAGCAGGTCGCGACGCAGATCGGGCTTGCGATCGCCCATGTTCGCGCATACGAAGAGATCAACCGGCTCCGAGACCAGTTGGCGCGCGAGAACGTGTATTTGTCGGAAGAGCTCAAGTCCGCGCAGCACCACGACATGGTGTGGCGCAGTCAGGCTTTTGGTCATGTGGTGGATTTGGCCCGCCGATCGGCTCCCACCACCGCGGCGGTGATGATTTCGGGTGAGACCGGTACGGGGAAGGAAGTGCTGGCCCGCGCGATCCATGACTGGAGTCCGCGCCGTGAACGGGCCTTCGTCCGTCTGAACTGCGCAGCGTTGCCGTCCGGGCTCATCGAGAGCGAACTGTTCGGCCATGAGCGAGGGGCGTTTACCGGGGCCGACCATCGCCGAGTCGGACGGTTCGAACTCGCGGACGGGGGGACTCTGTTTCTGGACGAAATCGGAGAAATGCCGCTCGACGCGCAGGTCAAGTTGTTGCGTGTGTTGCAGGATGGGTTCATCGATCCGGTGGGCGGCAGCAAGCCGGTTCCGGTCGACGTACGGATCATCGCGGCGACCAATGCCGATTTGGCGGCGGGGATCGAGCAGGGTCGGTTTCGCAGCGACCTGTTCTATCGGTTGAACGTATTTCCGCTGTATCTACCTCCCTTGCGCGAACGTCCGGAGGATATCCCTCTTCTCGCCCGGCATTTCTTGCGCGAGCATGCCAGGCGCCTCAAGCGTTGCTGTGGAGATTTTGAGCCGGAGTCGATGGATCGCTTGGTTCAATACGGCTGGCCCGGCAATGTCAGGGAGTTGGAAAATCTGGTCGAACGCGCCTTGATCCTCTGTCATGAGCGATTGCTGCGAGTGGATCCGGCCATGTTGGGCTTGCGGCCTGCCGGGCACACACTCGTTGCGAAGCGCGTCAACACGCTCGAAGACGAGGAACGCCGGCACATTCTTCGCGCGTTGACGATAGCCGATTGGAAGATCGAAGGCTCAGAAGGCGCCGCGGCTCACCTGGGACTCGCTCCGAGCACGCTGCGCAGTCGCATGCACAAACTCGCGATCCGCCGTCCCGCCCGTCGAGCAAGTTCGATCGTTTCGTAA